Below is a genomic region from Miscanthus floridulus cultivar M001 chromosome 1, ASM1932011v1, whole genome shotgun sequence.
AACATACGTTTTCAGCACATCACAACATATCCTTTGCTGCTTGcaagaatggaggctcgtcagcTCGCGGAGTTCGTCAGAGGCGGTGGCCAGCTGGGCTTGTAGGCGGTAGGCCGGCGGCAACGGCTGCGCGAGGCGGCAGCGGGGTATCAGCCACGCGATCGCCATGGACTGCTGCCCTGTCAGGGTGTCAGGACTGTCAGCACGCCTTGTCAACAAGGTCCTGAGCAGGTTCAGCAATGATTGGGTGGCCGCATTTGGGTTCTTCACGCGGGCGGGAACTCAGGCAGGCTACTGTCATTCTGCTGATTTATATGACATGATGGTAGACATATTGGGCAAGTTCAAGCAGTTTGATTTGATGTGCGGTCTGATCAGCCAGATGCATGAGATTGGGGGGTTGGTGTCGCTAGCGACCATGACGAAGGTGATGAGGAGGATCTGTGGGGCCAACCGATGGAGTGACGCCATTGATGCTTTCCATAAAATGGACCGCTTTGGGGTGGCGAAGGACACAAAGGCCATGAATGTGCTCTTGGACACATTGTGCAAGGAGAGGAGTGTGAAGCGTGCAAGAGgtgccttccaagctttgaagggGACAATTCCTCCCGATGAGAGTAGCTTCAACACATTGGTTCATGGCTGGTGCAAAGCGAGGATGCTGAAGGAGGCTCGTGAAACGATGAAGGAGATGGAGCGGCATGGTTTCAGTCCTTCAGTAATAACTTACACCAGCTTGATAGAAGCGTACTGCATGGAGAAAGATTTTCAGACGGTTGATGATATCTTGAATGAGATGCACACAAAAGGATGCCCTCCAAATATTATCACATACACAATTGTGATGCACGCGCTAGGGAAGGCTGGGAGGACACAAGAAGCTCTGGATACTTTTGACAAGGCGAAGCAAGATGGCTGTGCCCTAGATGCTTCCTTCTACAACTCTCTGATATACATACTCTGCAGATCTGGGAGGTTGCAACTTGCAAGATGCAAATTTTGTGGTCGAAGAAATGCACCGAACCAGAATATCCCCAAACTTGAATACCTTTAACACCCTGATTTCTGCTGCCTGTGATCACTCTCAGGCTGAGAATGCACTTAAACTGTTGGTTCAGATGGAGGAACAGTCATGCAAGCCAGACATCAAGACGTACACCCCCTTGCTGAAGCTATGCTGCAGAAGGCAATGGGTGAAGACGCTTCTGTTCCTGATATGCCATATGTTCCGGAAGGACATCACCCCTGATTTCAGCACATACACGTTGCTGGTGAGCTGGCTATGCCAGAACGGGAGGCTCACCCAGTCCTGCTTATTCTTGGAGGAGATGGTGCTGAAGGGCTTTGCTCCACAGCAGGAGACCTTTGATCTTGTGCTGGACAAGCTTAAGAAGATGGACATGCTTTCAGCAGTGAGAAAGATTCAGCTTCTCAGGATGCAAACAGAAGGTACTA
It encodes:
- the LOC136476431 gene encoding LOW QUALITY PROTEIN: pentatricopeptide repeat-containing protein At3g22670, mitochondrial-like (The sequence of the model RefSeq protein was modified relative to this genomic sequence to represent the inferred CDS: deleted 2 bases in 2 codons), encoding MDCCPVRVSGLSARLVNKVLSRFSNDWVAAFGFFTRAGTQAGYCHSADLYDMMVDILGKFKQFDLMCGLISQMHEIGGLVSLATMTKVMRRICGANRWSDAIDAFHKMDRFGVAKDTKAMNVLLDTLCKERSVKRARGAFQALKGTIPPDESSFNTLVHGWCKARMLKEARETMKEMERHGFSPSVITYTSLIEAYCMEKDFQTVDDILNEMHTKGCPPNIITYTIVMHALGKAGRTQEALDTFDKAKQDGCALDASFYNSLIYILCRSGRCNLQDANFVVEEMHRTRISPNLNTFNTLISAACDHSQAENALKLLVQMEEQSCKPDIKTYTPLLKLCCRRQWVKTLLFLICHMFRKDITPDFSTYTLLVSWLCQNGRLTQSCLFLEEMVLKGFAPQQETFDLVLDKLKKMDMLSAVRKIQLLRMQTEGTRCRSGVPSYLREDGHGRQCYAVLSNTSEAESGIDEKKVPRAVRTL